The following proteins come from a genomic window of Phnomibacter ginsenosidimutans:
- a CDS encoding pseudouridine synthase, which translates to MQTHRYFIIHKPRNMVSQFVSSHDVRLLGDLDFDFPEGTHAIGRLDKDSEGLLLLTTNKRITRLLFEGSTPHTRSYLVQVKYEVPDVKIELLRAGIGISHTNDSIYTTQPCLVERIAHPETYISNAGELQFYIPHSWLLITLTEGKFHQVRKMVKGIGHPCKRLIRISIENLTLQGLAPGEVKELTEEECLEKLCIQL; encoded by the coding sequence TTGCAAACTCACCGTTATTTCATCATCCACAAACCCCGCAACATGGTCTCCCAATTTGTGAGCAGCCATGATGTGAGGCTGTTGGGCGATTTAGATTTCGATTTTCCTGAAGGCACACACGCCATTGGCCGCTTAGACAAAGATTCCGAAGGCCTGCTGCTGCTCACTACCAACAAACGCATCACCAGATTGCTGTTTGAAGGCAGCACCCCGCATACACGTAGCTATTTGGTGCAGGTAAAGTATGAAGTGCCCGATGTAAAAATTGAACTGCTGCGGGCAGGCATTGGCATCAGCCATACCAACGATAGTATTTATACCACACAACCCTGTTTGGTAGAACGTATTGCTCATCCTGAAACTTACATCAGCAATGCAGGTGAGTTACAGTTTTACATTCCGCACAGCTGGCTGCTCATCACCCTTACCGAAGGCAAGTTTCATCAGGTACGCAAAATGGTGAAAGGCATTGGTCATCCATGTAAAAGACTGATTCGCATCAGCATCGAAAACCTTACACTGCAAGGCTTAGCACCGGGTGAGGTAAAAGAGCTGACCGAAGAAGAATGCCTGGAAAAGCTGTGCATTCAACTATAA
- the purL gene encoding phosphoribosylformylglycinamidine synthase subunit PurL, with protein sequence MEINSATLQQLRITEAEYELIKEKMGRTPNFNELCAFSGMWSEHCSYKNSIKWLKTLPRDGGRMLVAAGEENAGLMDIGDDWGVVFKIESHNHPSAIEPFQGAATGVGGIHRDIFTMGARPIAALNSLRFGNLNEKKTQWLLGGVVHGIGHYGNCFGVPTVGGEIYFEQKYHTNPLVNAMSVGIVKAGETVSATAEGVGNPVFFVGSATGKDGIGGASFASADITEESAQDLPAVQVGDPFQEKKLLEACLEVIKTGAVVGMQDMGAAGIICSTAEMSAKGKSGMRIDLDKVPTRQANMKTWELLLSESQERMLLVAKKGQEDAILKVFEKWDLPCSNIGEVTDDGLLSFYMHGQLEAQIEAEILVLGGGAPQYTREYTEPKYLTQVNAFDRSTVAEPADLKAVAEKLVTIPNISSKRAVYVQYDSMVGTGNTQTNAPSDAAVVLAKPSNKALAVTTDCNSRYVFADPYKGAMIAVAEAARNIVCSGGEPLGVTNCLNFGNPYDPEVYWQFVNAIKGMGDACRKFNTPVTGGNVSFYNQNPDGPVYPTPTIGMVGLLENVNDKMTLDFKQAGDVIVLLGKSSNDINSSEYLHKMHGVEFSPAPQFELEEEFHLQKVLVDLIKNKLISSAHDVSEGGLFITLCESAFWNNLGFDVNTNASVRKDAFLFGEAQSRVAVTVKRDALATLEEALQSHGQHYEVIGEVTSGDIIVDAASWGNIDAWKENYDNAIANLLAGHESEHALSAL encoded by the coding sequence ATGGAAATAAACAGCGCAACGCTCCAGCAACTCCGGATTACGGAAGCGGAATATGAACTGATTAAGGAAAAAATGGGCCGTACGCCCAACTTCAATGAACTCTGCGCCTTCAGCGGCATGTGGAGCGAACATTGCAGCTACAAAAACAGCATCAAGTGGCTGAAAACCCTGCCCCGCGATGGTGGCCGTATGCTGGTGGCTGCGGGTGAAGAAAACGCCGGCCTGATGGATATTGGCGATGACTGGGGCGTGGTGTTTAAGATTGAAAGCCACAACCACCCCAGTGCCATCGAACCTTTTCAGGGAGCTGCTACGGGTGTGGGCGGCATTCACCGCGATATTTTTACCATGGGTGCCCGTCCCATTGCGGCACTCAACAGCCTGCGCTTTGGCAACCTGAACGAGAAGAAAACCCAGTGGTTGCTGGGTGGCGTGGTGCACGGCATTGGTCACTATGGCAACTGCTTTGGCGTACCTACCGTAGGCGGTGAAATTTATTTTGAGCAGAAATATCATACCAATCCGCTGGTAAATGCCATGAGTGTGGGCATTGTAAAAGCGGGTGAAACCGTGAGTGCCACAGCAGAAGGCGTGGGCAACCCCGTGTTTTTTGTGGGTAGCGCTACGGGTAAAGACGGCATCGGTGGTGCCAGCTTTGCCAGTGCCGACATTACCGAAGAGAGTGCTCAAGACTTGCCGGCCGTGCAGGTGGGCGACCCCTTTCAGGAAAAGAAATTGCTGGAAGCCTGCCTCGAAGTAATTAAAACCGGTGCTGTAGTAGGCATGCAGGATATGGGTGCTGCTGGCATTATTTGCTCTACGGCCGAAATGAGTGCCAAGGGCAAAAGCGGTATGCGCATCGACCTTGACAAAGTGCCTACCCGCCAGGCCAATATGAAAACCTGGGAACTGCTGCTGAGCGAAAGCCAGGAACGCATGTTGCTGGTGGCAAAAAAAGGTCAGGAAGATGCCATTTTGAAAGTGTTTGAAAAATGGGACCTGCCCTGCAGCAATATTGGTGAAGTAACCGACGACGGCTTGCTGAGCTTTTACATGCACGGCCAGCTGGAAGCACAGATTGAAGCAGAAATATTGGTACTGGGTGGCGGTGCGCCGCAATACACCCGTGAATACACCGAGCCAAAATACCTTACACAGGTAAATGCTTTTGATCGATCAACTGTAGCCGAACCCGCTGACCTAAAAGCGGTGGCAGAAAAGCTGGTGACCATCCCAAACATTTCCAGCAAACGTGCCGTGTACGTACAGTACGACAGCATGGTAGGTACGGGCAATACCCAAACCAATGCGCCAAGTGATGCGGCTGTGGTACTGGCCAAGCCAAGTAATAAAGCACTCGCAGTAACCACGGATTGTAACAGTCGCTATGTGTTTGCCGACCCCTACAAAGGAGCGATGATTGCCGTAGCCGAAGCTGCCCGCAATATTGTGTGCAGTGGTGGTGAGCCGTTGGGTGTCACCAACTGTCTCAACTTTGGTAATCCTTATGACCCCGAAGTGTATTGGCAGTTTGTAAACGCCATTAAAGGCATGGGCGATGCTTGTAGAAAATTCAATACACCGGTAACGGGTGGCAACGTGAGCTTTTACAACCAGAACCCCGACGGACCGGTGTATCCAACACCCACCATTGGTATGGTAGGCCTGTTGGAAAATGTGAACGATAAAATGACGCTTGACTTTAAGCAGGCAGGCGATGTGATTGTACTGCTGGGTAAAAGCAGCAACGACATCAACAGCAGCGAATACCTGCACAAAATGCATGGCGTGGAGTTTAGCCCCGCACCGCAGTTTGAGCTGGAAGAAGAATTCCATTTGCAAAAAGTATTGGTCGACCTCATCAAAAACAAACTCATCAGCAGTGCACATGATGTGAGTGAAGGTGGTTTGTTCATTACCCTTTGCGAAAGTGCTTTCTGGAACAATCTTGGTTTTGATGTCAACACAAATGCATCAGTACGTAAAGATGCTTTCCTGTTTGGTGAAGCACAAAGCCGTGTAGCGGTAACGGTAAAACGGGATGCACTCGCTACGTTGGAAGAAGCACTGCAAAGTCACGGTCAGCACTACGAAGTAATAGGCGAAGTAACCAGCGGCGATATTATTGTAGACGCCGCCAGCTGGGGCAATATTGATGCATGGAAAGAAAATTACGACAATGCCATTGCCAACCTGCTTGCAGGTCACGAAAGTGAGCATGCATTAAGTGCTTTGTAA